Genomic window (Prunus dulcis unplaced genomic scaffold, ALMONDv2, whole genome shotgun sequence):
TTATCAGGCTATCGATGGAGCATGGCCAACATTTAGAACATTTCCATCAACTCAAATGGATTTACTGTATGATCGCTTTAACGCAACAggatacacacacacatgctcAGAGGAAGAGATGAGGGAGGCATTCGAACAACATATTAAATTGCGACATTCCGATTGGATGTCCGCATTGAGAAATAGCGTTTTTAAGAAATACAAGACTACTGGTGATAGATACACTCATTGCCCATTAGGGATATCTCAAGATGTTTGGTCTAAACTGGTTGATCATTGGTTGCAGCCTACATGGCAGGTAAAAactcaatttaaaataatattgttaTGACTCGCTAGTGTATgctttggtttatttataaatgcCTTATATGGGTTCACTAAATTGATATTCGATTATGATTTACTTTTTTCGTGCAtgataaaagtaaaagaaacaaGTCTAATAGGTCGAAATCCACAATTGTGCATACCACAGGTTCTGTTCCAATGGAAAAGTACAGAAAAGATGAGGTAAAAATATCCATTTGGTTGTTGCTTTGTTGACTATTCCTTTTGTGGTTATTTCCAAATTTGGTCCTAacaaatttcattgtttaaatCTTAATAGCTTGATCGAACTGGAATTGAACCGAGTCCAATTGATTGTTTCAAAAAGTTCCATGTAAGTAAGCCTAAGaatggaggagaagaaagtTGGCCAAGTGAAAAGGCTAAAGAACTTTTTGTACGTTGCCCTtactttgtttctctttttttaaaatttttttaaattattcatgacatatttttatatccatgtttatatttctactatttcattgaaggaaaaaatggAGAATAAAAAGGTTGCTGCAACGGAAGACGAGAATGAAGTAGATGATTGGGATATATACAAGGAGGTTATTGGTGGGCCAAGTCACGGTCGTATCCTTGGCTTAGGTGGTGGCTATAGTACAAAAGATGTGTATCCCTCAGATGACCAAGATTGTAATAAACGTATATGCTTAGAACGTGAAGAAGAGCATGAGAAATTAAAGGAGGAAGTGAAGGACTTGAAAAGTGTGTTGTATGAATTGAAAGATGTAGTTCAAAGTATGAGGGAAAACAACTCAAATACTTATGCACGCTCAAGACAATCTGCTCCAATGGTGAACTCTTTTATTctcatttcaatattttgctCATTGTTAAATattgtatttgttatttttattcttaaacGATTTATGTCTTATTAATTATTACCTTTTATTTGACAGGACAATGTAGAAAGTTGTTCAGATGCTCACCTTGAAGACGAGTAGTGCAACATCAATTGTATTTTGCTACAATAtgtattttgaatttcaaggTTCTGATATATTTGCGGATTGCTTATATGTTTTAAGGATGATGGGGATTGTTTATGTTTTAACtatttagaataattttaattgaacgCTTAAAATTTTAGTACAGTATGGTGTcgtaagatttttttttatattaccAATTAAATATGGATGATTAGAAAACTATTTATagcaaatattattattcaaatttctttttattaatttttttataaaataattacatttttCGACCACATTTCCCTCTCGGTAATGCATATTTCCAACAAACGCTTTATTATCGAAAATACTTTCCGACAATAATTGCCTATTTCCAACAACATTCCCCACGACATAATCGGGTCGAAACAATTATATTTCCAACCACTTGTTCGTCGAAAATATTTTCCGACAGGATTAATCTATTTGCGACAAACTTTGCGACGAATAAATGTGGttggaaatatatatttccgACGTAACTTGCTCAtcgaaaatattttgttatactCTTTTCCGACGAGctattatatattttccaCGAACTCTTTTGGTCGGTAATGATAATTGCGACGAAATCTAGCCCTCACAAATAATATATCATTGTCGAAAACAGTATTTCTGACGACACTCATTGGTTGAAAATATGATTtcataaaaacaagaaatcacGATGAAAGAACTATTTTCGACAATCAAATAAGTAATTACGACCACAGGTACGGTCGGAAATAAATATGTAGGGTCGTTTAAAAAATCCATTTTCGATAGAAATTTAAGCAATAGCTACGAAGCTTGGGCGTCGGAAATGAAGTATTTGCAACCGGCCTTTTAGCGACGACTTCCGACGGACGTTTGCCGTCGAAAAAGGGTATTTGCGACGGCAAAAGGCTTTTTGCAACGACAAAATGCCCTCGGAAAAGGGCTTCTATTTTGTAGTGTTCTCCCATGCCACTCATTTCTACAATGGAATAGTCTTTTACTAATTTTACTTGTatctcaatttttattttccctttctttctccatCTCCTTCCACTAAAACCTGAAAACTGGCTCTCAAGATCTAAAATGATAACCAttacaaaaggaaaaacctATATACATGAGCAATATTTACGTTTTGTACTCGGAAAGAAATTTGGGGAGGtacttatatataaatttgggcGATAAAGCCGATGATGGGACTAAATAAGTTTGTTTAGCTACAGACAAGTCGTTCACATGTTTCATCTGAATTTACAAAGACCACACATACAGCTGTTACAAAACTGAAAAGGTAACTGAAACAACTTATCAATTTTCATGTCATTTCACGTGAtccaatattttaaatttgatttttaatgtGCACTTCCCCGTGCATCAAGAGgctttcaaataagtttagcTAGATaaagtaattttttaaaataccttTAAGTCCATTGTTTTAACGAGATTATTTTGAAGTTTCTCGAACTAAAAACAAATGCTTAACTAATTCTGCGTGAATACACAAAGGAAATGCatgcttaaattttttttaaaagctaaTTGAACATTATACATCACGTTCTTAATATCTACAAGATTTCATGTCAAAGAATATTTCGCATTAAACTATTTCTTAAAGAAGAAATCCTACAAATTGATAATTACAAAATTCATGCGTCgggattttttttggtcgaactTTCAATTCATTGCAATCCCCCCAAAAGGTTAAAGAATAGTACAAATAAAGCCTGGCAAAAACACAGCCTGAAAACTAACAGGAAACAAAGAGGGACAAATCTAGCTAAAACCATCACAGTATAGCATGAAGATTTGAAATACGTAGGTCAGCAAACACTTGTAGGTCAACAAACCAAGCCAAATATCCCTCAAAACATAGCCCACCCAAGATTCACTAACAGAACTAGAATAAACTCAACCAATACATCCAATGCATCTGGTGTTAGGCGACCATAATTTTGTTTCCGACTCACTAGTGGAACAATGGTCAGGGGAAAGCTAAGAAGATAGGCAAACTTTCATataaattggaaatttttgTATCAAAGGCTGAAAATACACGACTCCATCTCACCCACTAGTGTTGTCATTATTGTTAAATGATTtccattaaaaataataattgtaaaataatgaaaatttttaATATGATTAAACAaaggtcttttttttttcctcttaaaCCTCGATGGAATGAGgagaaatttattaaaaagaatGATTAAACAGCTGGAGGATAACTGACCAAACCCCACAAACATAGCTATCCCAAGGATGGGATCAAACTAGACACAACAAAGGTCATTTGAACGTTCCTAAACATTCCAAAGAAAAATGATCGTAATCATAATCGCGTGATTTAATTTCT
Coding sequences:
- the LOC117613178 gene encoding uncharacterized protein LOC117613178, yielding MEKYRKDELDRTGIEPSPIDCFKKFHVSKPKNGGEESWPSEKAKELFEKMENKKVAATEDENEVDDWDIYKEVIGGPSHGRILGLGGGYSTKDVYPSDDQDCNKRICLEREEEHEKLKEEVKDLKSVLYELKDVVQSMRENNSNTYARSRQSAPMDNVESCSDAHLEDE